GCAGCACCCTTGGCAGCACCATGATTTTTTGTGATCCGATAGGCTTCTGAAACATGGCCCTTCTGAAGTTCCTTCCGGGCCAGATAAGCGAACTCTTTCCACCAGCGTTCCGCATGGGGGAGGGTCGGTGGCAGTCCCTTTAGGAGTTCCAGGGCCCCATCAATCTTACCCTTACGACGCCGCCAGCGTAGGCGTTCGTAAACGAGCCCCAAGTCCTTTTTAAGGTGCGCTGGCACCTGAGCGATACTCTTATCGACATTGCCACGGCGGTGGCGAAGTAGAAGTCGGGCAACAGCGAGGGCTCTGTACCCCTTCTTCACTTTCCATAGCATACGTCGTACGGGCCAGTAGCGCCCCAACCACAATAGACGATCAAGCCGTGCCCGATGGTCGGCTCGGCTCAGATGACGGCGATAGCGCCGATAAAATCCACGTTCCTGGTGCTTGCCAAAATTGCCATTGATCCAAGTATCACGAATGAGCGGGATCGCTTGCTTTTTGCGCCCTGTATCCATGAGCGCCCTTATATACTTAACTTTTCCAGTGGTGCTGACGGGGGGACGCTTTTTAAATAACTTTACGACATTCGCGGGATCAACGCCTCTTGGAAGGGATTCTTCGGCAGAGAGTTGAAGCTTCTTCTGCTGCGGCCAGTCAGGTTCACGTGCAATAAAGCTCAAGACCTCGGTAAACGGTCTCTTGAAGGCAGGGTTCTTGTACACATGCCAAGCGATGACCTTAGCCGCAACGGGATTGCTCAGTCGGGCCGCCAGATTGAGGGCTCGTTTCGGACGTTTGGCCTCAATTGCTTTGAATGCGGCCTTTGCGATCCGTGCGTCTGCCTTAGAGAGGATATCGGCGCTGGTCGGTGTTGAGATTGGTACAGCAAGAACCAGCGCGACCAGCACAGAGACACTGCCGCCAGATCGAATTACACCCCAAAACCGGTCCCGAAAAATCATTATCAGCCGCCTTTGATGTTGAATCTACGCTGCCTTGATAGGCGTCTCAACCCCGATACTTTGCGAAGGTGGCTAGATAGGCGCATTGCAGCGCTTGCCGTTGCCCTCATTAAAGGAGTATGTTCCCGGCTCTTAATGAGCCTAAACCTAAGGAGGAAGCCATGTTTGAAGGATCCATTACCGCCTTGATTACGCCGTTCAAGAACGGTGAGTTGGATAAACCGGCTTTCCAGTCTTTTGTCGAATGGCAGATCGCGGAAGGCACAAATGCGCTGGTTCCGTGCGGAACAACGGGCGAATCGCCGACGTTGAGCCACGATGAACATCGCGAAGTGGTCGAAACCTGCATCGATGTTGCAGATGGCAGAGTGCCTGTTATCGCGGGCACGGGGTCAAACTCGACCCGTGAGGCGGTAGAACTGACCCATCATGCCAAGCAGGCCGGTGCAACGGCAGCCCTGGTGGTGACGCCTTATTATAATAAGCCGACTCAAGCAGGATTGATTGCGCACTACACGACGATCCATGACGAATGCGACCTGCCAATCATTATCTACAATATTCCAGGGCGCAGCATTGTTGATATGTCTGTCGATACCATGGCAAAGTTGGCTGAATTGCCTAATATCGTCGGTGTTAAGGACGCGACGTCTGATTTGGCGCGACCCTTGGAGACTCGGATCGCTTGTGGTCCTGATTTCTGCCAACTTTCCGGCGAAGATGGTACTGCCGTGCCATTCTTAGCTGCTGGTGGTGTGGGGTGTATATCGGTGACTGCAAACATCGCCCCAAAGATGTGTTCTGACATGCATTCTGCATGGCGGGGCGGGGATTTGGATACGGTGATGTCGCTTCAGGACAAGTTGATGCCCATTCACATGGCGATGTTTGGCGAGACCAGCCCAGGGCCGGTGAAGCATGCGGCCAGTCTTTTGGGTAAATGTTCGGCTGAGACACGCCTGCCACTTGTTGAAATCGCTGAGTCCAACAAAGAAGCGGTGCGAAGCGCGCTAGTGGGGGCGGGGCTGCTTAACTAGCAGCCCGCCGGGGCACTCTCATGGCCAAGAAAAAGAAAGCGGCTCCCAGCAACATTGCTGCGCAAAACCGCAAGGCACGCCATAACTACAGCATCGAAGAAAATTTTGAAGCCGGTATCCAATTGTTCGGGACCGAGGTGAAATCGCTTCGCCTCGGCCGAGGGACAATTACTGAAGCCTTCGCCGGTGAGAAAGACGGTGCGCTGTACCTGTTCAATGCATTTATCCCGCCGTATGAATCCGCCGGACATTTCAGTCATGAGCCGAAGCGCCCGCGGAAACTTCTAATGCATAAACGCGAAATTTTTAAGTTAATTTCTGCGGTGAATAGGGAAGGGATGACCCTGGTCCCACTGTCAATTTATTGGAACCCGCGCGGGCTTGCAAAGGTTGATCTTGCCCTCGGTAAAGGCAAACAGAAAGCTGACAAAAGAGCCTCCATTAAAGAGCGTGATTGGAAGCGACAAAAGGCGCGTGTGCTGCGGGATAAGGGGTAGGGTATTTGGTCGGTTGTATATAGTTAATTACTGACTATTAAGTATCATGACCCACATTGGCTCTTCGCCAACATCATAGACTTCTATTTTCTTCAATCGACCATTTTTTGCAATTCTAAATACACCTACTTTCCCATCATATAGACCTGCTGATAGAATAAACTTTCCTTTCGGATCAATATCAAATACTCGGGGGAACTCTTGTGACGGAGTGTGGCCGAGGGGGGTGAGTAAACCGGAAGCAGGGTCTACTTCATATTCTGCGATTGTGTCGTTTCCTCGGTTCGGAGCGTATAAATACCGACCATTCGGTATAATACGAATTTGTGAGCATTTACTGAAAGTTGTCCATCCCAATGGCAAGTTATTGACGGTCTGTTTGTGACTTAATAGCCCTGATCGTCTATCAAAGCTATAGGCACTAACGCTGCTTCCTTGCTCATTTGAAAAATACAAAATATCCAATGATGGGTGAAAACAGAAATGTCTCGGCCCCACACTTTTATCTTGCGGAACGCGAGCGGGGGAATTGGATTCAAGCTTCCCAGTTACCTCATCAAATTTGAATTGAAATATTGCATTCGCCCCGCCTCGATTATCAATATGGGGGATAAACGCAAAATTATTTGTCGGATCCGTTTGAAAACAATGTGAGCCAATTGAGGTGTGAAAATCCTCTGCCGGTTCGGTTTCCAAAGCGCCTCCATAACCGACTCGATGGACCATCGCTCGGGCTCCCATATAGTGCGCGGATAACAGGAATTTCCCGGTCCGATCCATTGCCATATGACAGGGATCTGTGGGGATGGAAATACTGCCAGTTTCAGTCAGATCGCCGTCAGAAGAATTGATTCGATAACTATTAATTCGGAGATCATCACGACGCGCCACATACATGAATTTTTGTTGCGGATCGACGGCAATTGGAGCCGGGCGTCCGGGTGCCGATATGTCGCCTTGATGGATTAATGCGCCGGTCTCTTCATCCATCGAGTAGCGGGCAATTCTGCCTTCTTTAGAAATCGTAATATAGACGTGATAGGCGATCTTTGATCACTCCGCTGCAGCCGCAGTATGAAGTTGGGGAGGGGCCTCTGGTTGCCAGAGACATTCACGGGTGATTTCATCGACGGAGTGCAGACCCATCTGGGCCATGTTCCGATCAATTTCTTCACGAAAAATTTCAAGAGCACGATATGCGCCAGGTTCGCCAGCGGCACCGATGCCATAGAGCGTCGGCCGACCCGCCATAACGAAGTCGGCACCTAAGGCCAAGGCCTTAATCACATCACTGCCACGCCGGACGCCACTGTCGACGATTACCGCAATTCTACCACCAACACGTTTGGCGACTTCGGGTAGAATCTGGATGGGGGCGACAGAGGCATCCAGATAGCGTCCGCCATGATTTGATATAATCACACCATCGGCACCACTATCCGCCGCACTGATGGCATCGTCAGGGTGTACAAGGCCTTTCACGATTAGCTTGCCAGGCCACATATCGCGCAGGCGTTTCACATCATCCCAATCCAGCGAGTCACTCTTCAGGATCGAGCGCTTGAAAGTTTTAGACGTAACCTTATCCATCAACTCCGGCGGATAATTCTCAAACTTCGGCGTGCCGCGCCGGATATACTGTTGCAGCAAGCAACTCGCCAGCCAGCTTGGCTTGGCCAATAACTGGGCTAGTAGTTTGGGGGTGTACTTGATCGGCATGCTGAAGCCGTTCTTCTTATTATATTCGCGATTGGGTCCGACGGGGCCATCAACAGTCACGATCAGGGTGCCGAAGCCAGCGGCCTTGACCCGTTCCACCAGTTTTTTGCTAAGTTCTTTGTCGGACCAGATATAAAGCTGGTACCAAAGTTCACCCCCCGCCTTCTCCAATATCTCTTCCATCGCGGTCTGGGCGTTGGTGCCGACGGAGCAGGGGATTCCGGCCCGTGCAGCCGCCTTGGCGACACCAATCTCCCCACCGTAGGCCAACAGCCCCGCGGTTCCCGTGGGCGAAATGCCATAGGGCATTTTGAATGTCTTGCCGAACAGCTTCGTTTCCAGGCTGCGGGTTGATACGTTCTGCAGGACACGGGCTTTAAGTTTGATGTCTTCATAGGCTTGGCGATTGTTGCGGAGCGCGACTTCATCCTCAGCCCCGCGATCAAGCCATTCAAATACAAAACGTGGCAGACGGCGTTGCGCCATTTCACGTAGATCAGCAATGTTAAGAGCCTCAGATGAAATATCGGACATGACGTACCCCCGTTGATTAAGACAGGTATGTTAGCGACGATTTCCGTTGATTGAAAAGTTAAATTCGGGCGATCAAAGAGGAACTGTAGAGATATGGCCTCGTTGCAGGTTTCCTGTTATCTTACGGATAAGAGACTGCCGTTGTTTGGTAGTCTGGATTGAAACCATAGGAAACTGAGGCGAAAATGTCGGTACTCTCCCTTGAACACTACAATCTATCCCCGAGCGATTTGGATAAGACGGTTGATTTCTACACCAACATTGTTGGCTTTGAGCAAGGTTTTCGACCAGATTTTGATCTTCCAGGGGTTTGGCTCTATGCCGGGAAAGTCCCTGTAATCCACGTAACGGTACGGGAATGCGAGGATGTAGGGTCTGCGCGCGTTCATCATGTAGCGTTTCGGGTAAGTGATATGGATGGCCACGTTGAACGGCTGGACAAGGCTGGAATTCCTTACCGCGGGCAAAAGGTTCCGGGTATGCCGATGAGCCAAATCTTCTTCGATGATCCAGATGGCGTGACCATTGAGTTGAACCATGCGGACGAGGCACTACCTTACTAACGTCACTATTTAATGTTTTAGATTAAGGAGATCATGTAAATGGCTGAATTTTCAATATTTGCCATCAGTGTTGTCTTCGTCGGCGCGTTTTTGGTGTTCCTGGGGGTTAAATCTGTTTCACAGGGAACTGTCTATACGGTCGAGCGATTCGGAAAGTACACCCATACCCTCCAACCTGGACTCCACTTCATCATACCGCTGGTCGATCGCATCGGTGCCAGGATGAATATGATGGAACAGGTGCTGGATGTTCCATCCCAGGAAGTCATCACCCGCGACAACGCCATGGTTACCGCAGACGGTGTCGTGTTCTTTCAGGTGTTGGACGCAGCCCAGGCGGCGTATGAGGTTAATGACCTGATGCGCGCGATCTTGAACCTGACCATGACAAACTTGCGGACGGTGATGGGGTCATTGGACCTCGATGAATTGCTGTCTCAACGGGATCGAATTAATACTCAGCTATTGGCGGTTGTAGATGCGGCGACAAATCCTTGGGGCGTAAAAGTCACCCGAATTGATATTAAAGACATTTCTCCACCGCGCGATTTAGTAGACGCCATGGCTCGGCAAATGAAGGCTGAACGGGACAAACGTGCCAATATTTTGGACGCGGAAGGGTTTCGCCAGGCTGAGATTCTTAAAGCAGAAGGCGAGAAGCAGGCGGCGATCTTGGAAGCAGAAGGGCGCCGGGAAGCTGCCTTTCGTGATGCAGAGGCCCGCGAGCGCGAAGCCGAGGCTGAAGCCAAGGCAACAAGCATGGTATCAGACGCAATTGCGAAGGGTGATGTCCAAGCCATTAATTATTTTGTGGCTCAAAAGTACGTCGAAT
Above is a window of Rhodospirillaceae bacterium DNA encoding:
- a CDS encoding 4-hydroxy-tetrahydrodipicolinate synthase; this encodes MFEGSITALITPFKNGELDKPAFQSFVEWQIAEGTNALVPCGTTGESPTLSHDEHREVVETCIDVADGRVPVIAGTGSNSTREAVELTHHAKQAGATAALVVTPYYNKPTQAGLIAHYTTIHDECDLPIIIYNIPGRSIVDMSVDTMAKLAELPNIVGVKDATSDLARPLETRIACGPDFCQLSGEDGTAVPFLAAGGVGCISVTANIAPKMCSDMHSAWRGGDLDTVMSLQDKLMPIHMAMFGETSPGPVKHAASLLGKCSAETRLPLVEIAESNKEAVRSALVGAGLLN
- the smpB gene encoding SsrA-binding protein SmpB, with the translated sequence MAKKKKAAPSNIAAQNRKARHNYSIEENFEAGIQLFGTEVKSLRLGRGTITEAFAGEKDGALYLFNAFIPPYESAGHFSHEPKRPRKLLMHKREIFKLISAVNREGMTLVPLSIYWNPRGLAKVDLALGKGKQKADKRASIKERDWKRQKARVLRDKG
- a CDS encoding lactonase family protein; the protein is MDEETGALIHQGDISAPGRPAPIAVDPQQKFMYVARRDDLRINSYRINSSDGDLTETGSISIPTDPCHMAMDRTGKFLLSAHYMGARAMVHRVGYGGALETEPAEDFHTSIGSHCFQTDPTNNFAFIPHIDNRGGANAIFQFKFDEVTGKLESNSPARVPQDKSVGPRHFCFHPSLDILYFSNEQGSSVSAYSFDRRSGLLSHKQTVNNLPLGWTTFSKCSQIRIIPNGRYLYAPNRGNDTIAEYEVDPASGLLTPLGHTPSQEFPRVFDIDPKGKFILSAGLYDGKVGVFRIAKNGRLKKIEVYDVGEEPMWVMILNSQ
- a CDS encoding alpha-hydroxy-acid oxidizing protein, whose amino-acid sequence is MSDISSEALNIADLREMAQRRLPRFVFEWLDRGAEDEVALRNNRQAYEDIKLKARVLQNVSTRSLETKLFGKTFKMPYGISPTGTAGLLAYGGEIGVAKAAARAGIPCSVGTNAQTAMEEILEKAGGELWYQLYIWSDKELSKKLVERVKAAGFGTLIVTVDGPVGPNREYNKKNGFSMPIKYTPKLLAQLLAKPSWLASCLLQQYIRRGTPKFENYPPELMDKVTSKTFKRSILKSDSLDWDDVKRLRDMWPGKLIVKGLVHPDDAISAADSGADGVIISNHGGRYLDASVAPIQILPEVAKRVGGRIAVIVDSGVRRGSDVIKALALGADFVMAGRPTLYGIGAAGEPGAYRALEIFREEIDRNMAQMGLHSVDEITRECLWQPEAPPQLHTAAAAE
- a CDS encoding SPFH/Band 7/PHB domain protein → MAEFSIFAISVVFVGAFLVFLGVKSVSQGTVYTVERFGKYTHTLQPGLHFIIPLVDRIGARMNMMEQVLDVPSQEVITRDNAMVTADGVVFFQVLDAAQAAYEVNDLMRAILNLTMTNLRTVMGSLDLDELLSQRDRINTQLLAVVDAATNPWGVKVTRIDIKDISPPRDLVDAMARQMKAERDKRANILDAEGFRQAEILKAEGEKQAAILEAEGRREAAFRDAEAREREAEAEAKATSMVSDAIAKGDVQAINYFVAQKYVESLKEVATSRNSKLILMPLEASGVIGAIGGIAELAKEVLNTKDDGSNTSDSGSHPRAG